In Fusarium oxysporum Fo47 chromosome XI, complete sequence, the following are encoded in one genomic region:
- a CDS encoding Ribonuclease/ribotoxin yields the protein MLFFKSIASLAALVSLAVAGPIESRQSATTCGSTNYSASQVRAAANAACQYYQNDDTAGSSTYPHTYNNREGFDFIVDGPYQEFPIKSGGVYTGGSPGADRVVINTNCEYAGAITHTGASGNNFVGCSGTN from the exons atgctcttcttcaag TCTATCGCTTCTCTCGCTGCTCTTGTCAGCCTGGCTGTCGCCGGCCCCATTGAGAGCCGTCAGTCCGCCACTACCTGCGGCAGCACCAACTACTCCGCCTCTCAAGTCCGCGCTGCTGCCAACGCTGCTTGCCAGTACTACCAGAACGACGACACTGCTGGCAGCTCTACCTACCCTCACACTTACAACAACCGCGAGGGATTCGACTTCATTGTCGACGGTCCCTACCAGGAGTTCCCCATCAAGAGCGGCGGTGTTTACACTGGCG GCTCTCCTGGTGCTGACCGTGttgtcatcaacaccaactgCGAGTATGCTGGTGCCATTACTCACACTGGTGCTTCCGGCAACAACTTTGTTGGATGCAGCGGCACTAACTAA
- a CDS encoding glycoside hydrolase superfamily, which yields MRLTSFFESAALVVASLSELSQAHAFTPRGFTTPKRKELWQPEVGTPWQIILSEVVKVPKAGVSSMTPDVPIWDMDLFENSKSTITAMKKGGKKVICYFSAGSWENWRKDKDSFPKKDLGKVMDGWPDERWVNISSVAVRAIMAQRIKLAAEKGCDAIDPDNMDGYQNDNGLGLTEGDTISYVKFLSAEAAKYNMVMGMKNGGDVTEEVLPYVAFCINESCIQYSECDLYQPYIDAGKPVFNIEYPKGAPKVKAKDQKKICSTSGAAEGSDGFSKVIKKMNLDKWVLYC from the exons ATGAGACTGACTTCATTCTTTGAATCTGCGGCGCTTGTCGTAGCCTCTCTCTCCGAGTTATCACAAGCCCACGCCTTCACCCCACGTGGTTTCACAACCCCCAAGCGCAAAGAACTATGGCAGCCAGAAGTGGGGACACCATGGCAGATCATCCTCTCTGAGGTCGTCAAAGTTCCCAAAGCAGGTGTTAGCTCCATGACACCAGATGTCCCCATCTGGGATATGGATCTCTTCGAGAACTCCAAGAGCACAATCACCGCTATGAAGAAAGGAGGAAAGAAGGTTATTTGTTACTTTAGTGCTGGTTCTTGGGAGAATTGGCGTAAAGATAAAGACAGTTTTCCAAAGAAAGATCTTGGTAAGGTCATGGATGGTTGGCCGGACGAGAGATGGGTGAATATCAGCAGTGTTGCTGTGCGAGCTATCATGGCGCAACGAATCAAGTTGGCGGCGGAGAAGGGATGTGATGCTATTGATCCCGATAACATGGATGGATAC CAAAACGACAACGGCCTTGGCCTTACCGAGGGAGACACCATCTCATATGTCAAGTTCCTCTCTGCAGAGGCAGCCAAATACAACATGGTTATGGGCATGAAGAACGGCGGAGACGTCACAGAAGAGGTTCTTCCATACGTTGCCTTCTGCATCAACGAGTCTTGCATCCAATATTCGGAGTGCGACTTGTATCAGCCATACATCGACGCGGGAAAGCCAGTCTTCAACATTGAGTACCCCAAGGGCGCACCAAAGGTGAAGGCTAAGGACCAGAAGAAGATTTGCTCTACTAGTGGTGCGGCAGAAGGATCAGATGGATTCAGTAAGGTTATAAAGAAGATGAATCTGGATAAATGGGTCTTGTATTGCTAA
- a CDS encoding uncharacterized protein (of unknown function-domain containing protein) — protein MTDLTKLLSDSAVSAQQAAEKLAGPCLEAIKKNEDASKIEGEFDGLWSSVLSAAEQTPHDKQGKLVETLHAIKSIPQSAETAKKVVVWGEEKRWDELPMFGGKAREQLDIAQEKSDEAFVNINGFFARATAAGVDDLSLFAIWTLREALEDPAADKISETSPKLLKASSVWFIYAADALAKASKDGKQFDGKVAKPGASLTEFKDEAGWRGFNNDRWKVWQNRFSTLKEADIPQDSKSLLSIKYYSP, from the exons ATGACCGACCTTACGAAATTACTGAGCGACAGCGCCGTGTCGGCTCAACAGGCTGCTGAAAAGCTCGCGGGCCCTTGTCTAgaggctatcaagaagaatgAAGACGCTTCAAAGATTGAGGGGGAATTCGACGGTCTTTGGTCTTCGGTGCTCTCCGCTGCCGAGCAGACCCCCCACGACAAGCAAGGGAAGCTAGTGGAAACCTTGCATGCGATAAAGAGCATTCCGCAATCTGCAGAGACAGCCAAGAAGGTTGTCGTTTGGGGTGAGGAGAAGCGCTGGGATGAGCTACCCATGTTTGGGGGCAAGGCACGCGAGCAGCTAGACATCG CACAAGAAAAGTCCGATGAAGCTTTTGTCAATATCAACGGCTTCTTTGCGCGCGCAACTGCTGCTGGGGTTGATGACCTTAGCCTCTTCGCCATTTGGACCTTACGCGAAGCGCTTGAAGACCCTGCTGCTGATAAGATCTCGGAGACGTCGCCCAAACTATTGAAGGCCTCTTCTGTCTGGTTTATTTACGCCGCCGATGCTCTTGCAAAGGCAAGCAAGGATGGAAAGCAGTTTGACGGCAAAGTCGCCAAACCGGGTGCTAGCCTGACGGAGTTCAAGGACGAGGCCGGATGGAGGGGCTTCAACAATGACAGGTGGAAGGTCTGGCAAAACCGGTTCTCAACTCTGAAAGAAGCAGATATCCCGCAGGATTCTAAGTCCTTG CTATCAATCAAGTATTACTCTCCCTGA
- a CDS encoding beta-lactamase-like protein — protein sequence MTSNPPSLIEVDSLDVHVLINDEIDQISPSPNPRVQHAQSFAGVPLSPVSDPSSRGGARLEMPMRNICCGAHGLSLFITAKKDDKFHTLLFDAGPEEDVFEKNVQRLKLPMTDIGAIVLSHWHRDHSGGLLSAIRLASSGRSDGDQVIVALPPDKPAFRGIMFDQPISLEADPTVGEVNSAGGKTVVLDEARTILDDAFLISGEIPRQTEYEGGIPGGVRYDPAKDEWIKDELIMEERFVMCKLKGKGLVIFTGCSHAGLINIARHAKTIDNSPIYAIVGGYHLADASPDKMEQSMKDLKDLKPALLMPGHCTGWRFKGLIEKEMPGQMAPIFGGTKYTL from the exons ATGACGTCAAACCCGCCATCACTCATCGAAGTCGACAGCCTCGACGTTCATGTCTTGATCaatgatgagattgatcaAATCTCGCCGAGCCCAAACCCGCGGGTTCAGCATGCCCAATCCTTCGCCGGTGTCCCATTGAGCCCCGTGTCTGACCCCAGCTCTCGAGGAGGAGCTCGGTTGGAAATGCCAATGCGAAATATCTGTTGCGGCGCTCATGGCCTGTCCTTGTTTATC ACAGCGAAGAAGGACGATAAGTTTCACACGCTGCTTTTCGATGCCGGACCCGAGGAAGACGTTTTCGAGAAAAACGTCCAGAGACTCAAGCTCCCAATGACTGATATAGGTGCTATTGTTCTTTCGCATTGGCATAGAGATCACTCTGGTGGGCTTCTCTCGGCGATTCGGCTCGCCAGCAGCGGGAGGTCAGATGGCGATCAGGTCATTGTTGCGCTTCCTCCAGATAAGCCAGCATTCAGAGGAATTATGTTCGATCAACCTATTTCGCTAGAGGCAGACCCTACTGTGGGTGAGGTCAATAGTGCCGGTGGCAAGACAGTTGTCTTGGATGAGGCACGAACCATTCTAGATGATGCCTTTCTCATATCTGGAGAGATTCCGCGCCAGACAGAGTATGAAGGTGGCATCCCAGGTGGTGTTCGATATGATCCGGCCAAGGATGAATGGATCAAGGACGAGTTGATCATGGAAGAGCGGTTTGTCATGTGTAAGCTCAAAG GCAAGGGCCTGGTCATCTTCACTGGCTGCAGTCACGCCGGCCTCATTAATATTGCCAGGCATGCTAAAACCATCGATAACAGCCCTATCTACGCCATCGTTGGCGGCTACCACCTCGCAGATGCGTCGCCTGATAAGATGGAGCAGAGCATGAAGGAtctcaaggatctcaagcCGGCTTTGCTGATGCCAGGACATTGTACTGGATGGAGGTTTAAGGGGCTTATTGAGAAGGAAATGCCAGGTCAGATGGCTCCAATTTTTGGCGGAACAAAGTATACACTGTAG
- a CDS encoding glycoside hydrolase superfamily — MASLVFAALLASANGKTVKSPTPPMGWNSYNHYNCRPSEDIIKINAKGLVDLGFKDLGYSIVTVDCGWPSRDRDSKGRLQWNETLFPSGPKALGEYIHDLGLEFGLYSGAGYLQCGSTDIPASLDYEEIDAKSFAEWGGDTLKYDNCYATSKTNMVDADSAEAKSPNRFIKMAAAINETDRDIKYFLCQWGIGEDVPQWAAPLGNSWRMSNDIFNAWRAIWRITNQVVAHAKYNGPGAFADMDMLIIGLGALSHDEERFHFGFWSMMKSPLIIGGVMDAKQIPAESLEIMSNKEVIAINQDPLAEAAKLVIRYTEEEWDIWAGNLSSNRKVLGVLNWKNETQTVKVDLSLIGVDKAAARDVWAHEDLSISGIQEFKLAPHELRQLILSDISPASPPKAAGYYSAQDATLSGSASLVNCKDTECLPTHKKVGSIGKDAKVTFKSVSAPKDGSVYLGIDYINHEYHHTIGDWETNSRNMSISVNGEDAKRWAFPNAGGDWFESDRLTILVDGFKKGDSNEVTFTASASGNWAPDLVGFEVLE, encoded by the exons ATGGCTTCCCTTGTATTTGCCGCGCTTCTTGCCAGCGCAAATGGCAAGACCGTCAAATCTCCCACTCCACCAATGGGATGGAATAGCTACAATCACTACAATTGCCGGCCGTCCGAGGACATCATCAAAATTAATGCTAAAGGGTTGGTTGATCTTGGTTTCAAGGATCTCGGCTACAGCATCGTCACCGTCGACTGCGGATGGCCTTCGCGAGACCGAGATAGCAAAGGAAGACTACAATGGAATGAGACTCTGTTCCCATCGGGTCCTAAAGCTCTTGGAGAGTATATCCATGATCTGGGTCTAGAGTTTGGTCTTTACTCGGGAGCTGGATATTTACAGTGCGGTTCAACTGACATTCCTGCTTCTCTTG ACTACGAGGAGATTGACGCAAAGTCATTTGCCGAATGGGGAGGCGACACCCTCAA ATACGACAACTGTTACGCGACATCCAAGACCAACATGGTCGACGCTGACTCAGCTGAGGCAAAGAGCCCCAACCGCTTCATTAAGATGGCTGCGGCTATCAATGAGACTGACCGCGACATCAAGTACTTCCTCTGCCAATGGGGTATTGGTGAAGATGTTCCTCAATG GGCTGCTCCTCTAGGTAACTCATGGCGAATGAGTAATGATATTTTCAATGCCTGGAGAGCAATCTGGCGCATTACTAACCAGGTTGTCGCTCACGCCAAATACAATGGGCCAGGCGCTTTTGCTGATATGGACATGTTAAT CATCGGTCTTGGTGCACTTTCACACGATGAAGAACGTTTCCACTTCGGCTTCTGGTCCATGATGAAATCTcccctcatcatcggcggcgTAATGGACGCCAAGCAAATACCTGCCGAATCTCTCGAGATTATGTCCAACAAAGAAGTCATCGCCATCAATCAAGATCCTTTAGCAGAAGCAGCGAAGCTCGTTATCCGATATACCGAGGAAGAGTGGGATATCTGGGCTGGGAACCTCTCTTCTAACCGCAAAGTCCTCGGCGTTTTGAACTGGAAGAACGAGACCCAGACAGTGAAGGTCGATCTGTCGCTGATTGGGGTTGACAAGGCGGCGGCACGAGACGTATGGGCTCATGAGGATCTTAGCATCTCGGGTATCCAGGAATTTAAACTTGCGCCTCATGAGTTACGACAGCTTATCTTGTCCGACATCAGTCCGGCTTCACCTCCCAAGGCCGCGGGTTACTATTCAGCTCAGGACGCGACTCTCTCGGGTTCAGCTTCTCTCGTCAACTGCAAAGACACAGAATGTCTTCCAACTCACAAAAAGGTCGGATCCATCGGCAAAGATGCTAAAGTGACCTTCAAGTCAGTCAGTGCACCCAAGGACGGTTCAGTCTATCTTGGCATCGATTACATCAATCATGAGTACCATCACACGATCGGCGATTGGGAGACAAACTCCCGGAACATGTCAATCTCGGTCAACGGAGAAGATGCAAAGCGATGGGCGTTCCCGAATGCTGGAGGCGATTGGTTCGAGAGCGACCGGCTCACAATTCTTGTTGATGGGTTCAAGAAGGGAGATAGCAACGAAGTGACCTTCACTGCGTCGGCTTCGGGCAATTGGGCGCCTGATCTGGTTGGATTCGAGGTTCTGGAATAG
- a CDS encoding glycoside hydrolase superfamily: MKLFVSPLLALSCLIGNAVAAWPNGPFKTEGRWIVNANGDKISLAGANWPGHGEVMVPEGLQYQSIKDVLSDIKSIGMNAIRLTFATELVDQIYANNGKDVDLKTAFEEGLGKENGTIILQKVLKNNPSFTAQTTRLEVYDAIAAECLRQQIYIDLDNHISEAKWCCGGTDGNTWWGDTQFNVDNWVRGGKYMAAHSKKWPAKITQSLRNEPREPTNNNALRDKSYNWSDLYKYMRQGADAVHEADPKAIIVISGMNYDTYVTPLYSGEKLQPGGEVFNRDDFVGYGKDKLVLEIHNYENKGTSCSSLRYNLYNKGFQAMNESDPNVAEVFPVMLTEFGQAMNGADYDTANTYVSCLSEYLPEIKASWFIWVIVGRYYTRQGIQEFDDSWGMKKADWSGWKNDDYIAKYLKPQIAGTLKK; the protein is encoded by the exons ATGAAGCTTTTCGTCAGCCCTCTCCTGGCACTCAGCTGCCTCATCGGCAATGCCGTAGCAGCATGGCCCAACGGGCCTTTCAAAACAGAGGGTCGCTGGATCGTCAACGCCAATGGTGACAAGATCAGCCTCGCTGGAGCCAACTGGCCCGGCCACGGCGAAGTCATGGTCCCTGAAGGTCTGCAGTATCAATCCATCAAGGATGTTCTCTCCGATATTAAGAGCATTGGCATGAACGCTATCCGCCTCACCTTCGCCACTGAGCTTGTTGATCAGATCTATGCCAACAATGGTAAAGACGTTGATCTCAAGACTGCctttgaggaaggccttggAAAAGAGAATGGTACAATTATTCTTCAAAAAGTGTTGAAGAACAACCCTTCTTTCACCGCTCAGACAACACGTCTTGAG GTTTACGACGCCATTGCTGCTGAGTGTCTCCGTCAACAGATCTACATTGACCTTGACAACCACATTTCCGAGGCTAAATGGTGTTGCGGCGGTACAGATGGCAACACTTGGTGGGGAGACACCCAGTTTAATGTCGACAACTGGGTTCGAGGTGGCAAATACATGGCAGCTCAC AGCAAGAAATGGCCCGCCAAGATCACACAGTCTCTGCGTAACGAGCCCCGTGAACCTACAAACAACAATGCGCTCCGTGACAAGTCATACAACTGGAGTGATCTCTACAAGTACATGCGCCAAGGTGCTGATGCAGTCCACGAGGCCGATCCCaaggccatcatcgtcatctctGGCATGAACTACGACACCTATGTTACTCCTCTCTACTCCGGCGAGAAGCTCCAGCCAGGAGGTGAAGTCTTCAACCGAGATGACTTTGTCGGCTACGGCAAGGACaagcttgttcttgagatTCACAACTACGAGAACAAGGGAACTAGCTGCTCTTCCCTCCGCTATAACCTTTACAACAAGGGTTTCCAGGCCATGAACGAGAGCGATCCCAACGTCGCTGAGGTCTTCCCCGTCATGTTGACTGAGTTTGGTCAAGCTATGAACGGTGCTGATTATGATACCGCCAACACTTATGTGAGCTGCTTGTCAGAGTATCTGCCTGAGATCAAGGCCAGTTGGTTTATTTGGGTTATTGTTGGCCGTTATTATACTCGCCAGGGCATTCAGGAATTTGATGATTCCTGGGGAATGAAGAAGGCTGATTGGTCGGGATGGAAGAACGATGACTACATTGCCAAATACCTCAAGCCTCAGATTGCGGGCACTTTGAAGAAGTAG
- a CDS encoding uncharacterized protein (expressed protein), translating to MWDDSGRLRDLGLWMMHKTIDTLEKRCHNYGLVHDALTDAAWAIKELQKSYCLLQNLPSGSKLHVVEERLPFIDLPHFRQPNVSYVKGYSFCFAYLGVRIQWLRTLAILSTKGLLANVRIHTDILQELGEMAMLLPGALELSKHEPPTSHHHGLMPEILEAAFIGTESKHVLQGLVARHPHWVPDVTTWIENMDTGFFTWSMGQDSPLSFRRAFQSFRDIGTTNGDIERLKNALEISRQRVSEI from the coding sequence ATGTGGGATGACTCTGGACGATTACGTGATCTAGGCCTCTGGATGATGCATAAAACTATTGATACGCTCGAGAAACGTTGCCATAACTATGGTCTCGTTCACGACGCACTTACCGATGCGGCATGGGCTATTAAAGAGCTCCAAAAGTCTTACTGTCTTCTACAAAATCTACCCTCGGGATCCAAGCTACACGTTGTCGAAGAGAGGCTTCCCTTCATTGACTTGCCGCATTTTCGACAGCCGAATGTATCTTATGTCAAGGGATATTCTTTCTGCTTTGCCTATCTAGGTGTTCGAATCCAATGGTTAAGGACATTAGCCATACTTTCTACGAAAGGTCTGTTGGCAAACGTCAGGATCCATACAGATATTCTCCAGGAACTTGGCGAGATGGCAATGCTTCTACCAGGCGCACTAGAATTGTCCAAACACGAACCACCTACCTCACACCACCATGGTTTAATGCCTGAAATCCTCGAGGCTGCATTCATTGGTACGGAATCCAAACATGTTCTCCAAGGACTTGTTGCAAGGCATCCCCACTGGGTACCGGATGTCACCACCTGGATTGAAAACATGGACACAGGGTTTTTCACTTGGTCCATGGGCCAAGATTCACCACTTTCCTTCAGGAGAGCATTTCAGTCGTTTCGAGATATAGGTACAACTAATGGAGATATAGAACGTTTGAAAAACGCGTTAGAGATATCTCGTCAAAGAGTTTCAGAGATAG
- a CDS encoding alpha-acetolactate decarboxylase: MPSNHLFQYSVVSALMDGVAETGITLAELLTHGDHGLGTFRHMVGEMIILDGIIYDMKPDGSVIALDKDACAEQTAPFAMITDFKPTVTASKQIPSKDSFTETLSQLLPATANHYLVYRIEGTFKSVTVRTVGGQQSPGESLAELGKRQASHTFHDIKGTIIGFRSPSFMQGISVAGDHLHFLSATRDTGGHVLALEGDSDLQVSAARIAAVNLQLPTDDDAYNQAKLVRDDEGIAAVEG; the protein is encoded by the coding sequence ATGCCGTCCAATCACCTTTTCCAATATTCCGTTGTCTCAGCCCTCATGGATGGGGTCGCCGAGACAGGAATTACTCTTGCGGAACTCCTCACACATGGTGACCACGGCCTTGGCACCTTTCGACACATGGTTGGCGAAATGATCATTCTTGATGGGATTATTTATGATATGAAGCCTGATGGTTCTGTCATAGCGCTGGACAAAGATGCATGCGCCGAACAGACGGCGCCTTTTGCGATGATCACGGATTTTAAGCCGACCGTTACTGCTTCAAAACAAATACCGAGCAAGGATTCCTTTACAGAGACTCTgtctcagcttcttcctgcGACGGCCAATCACTATCTGGTCTACAGAATCGAAGGCACATTCAAATCAGTCACTGTAAGGACGGTCGGAGGACAGCAATCACCAGGCGAGAGTCTTGCCGAGCTTGGAAAGCGACAAGCTTCGCATACCTTCCACGACATCAAGGGTACAATCATTGGGTTTAGATCACCATCTTTTATGCAGGGAATCAGTGTTGCTGGAGATCACCTACACTTCCTGTCGGCAACCAGAGACACTGGTGGTCATGTGCTAGCATTGGAAGGTGATAGCGATTTGCAGGTCAGCGCAGCTCGCATTGCAGCAGTCAACCTGCAATTGCCAACGGATGATGATGCCTATAATCAAGCCAAATTGgttcgagatgatgaaggaatAGCTGCGGTTGAGGGTTAG
- a CDS encoding multicopper oxidase-domain-containing protein: MVAHDEEADALLEEFELREEVKVRDDRTPPSVCRTCGWRWITALIVVALLSAIGVVVVLHGPLSNQLSDDATSHLGYRLHPQSHASRPPTTQSFNWTITAGTRSPDGVEKRVYLVNNEFPGPLIEARSGDRLVIHIHNGVQDEGVSLHWHGLRMKDQNSVDGAVGFTQCPIAPGRSFTYNFTIGAEEHGTFWWHSHSDVQRADGLWGGLIVHSPDEIDLQREEYLLMVGDWFHQNQTEVLRWYADASSRGNEPVPDSLLVNGQGRFNCSMAVPARPVACSQVQFSDLKPLMMSRSQKKARLRVVNTGSVAGLSLRAGGAIIRPVRVDGGFAVKAEATETVGNLYPGERVDLEVEWKGNHAGDHRLTVYLDDENFGYPNPALNPTQSFPMFSSSTKESSNEPVPQPLEQDEIQVLDSHNLKAATKVSDLPAKAEQTILLYAKVEKLAHMDYAPVGFINHTSWTPQTPPLLAQNRTSWDENQLIPFIGISDSKPKRVDIVINNLDDGAHPFHLHGHSFYVLSSYRNPGRGSWGSYNPYTDEAPPNGLNLEFPVRRDTWKQAMSETPEPTRQASAAPEAPATTEASPAPATTESAASPPAATSGPILDPQHWAQVNEEQAQAEAEGAGGDNADADSTLDPDNASSTASITSSILEYRTIHGRTYHSEQGNAQYWASNDEQQNDLMDLTHHILTLGLGDKLHLAPLKEEKLHQAIDIGTGTGIWAIDFADQYPGAEIIGTDLSPIQPSWVPPNVQFEIEDCTREWTFKSDFADYIHVRWLMGSVRDWDAFFSEAYRVCKPGAWIESHEASCNVSSDDGTVAPNSAMGHWGEFFKEGGKKIGTSFSVVEDGTQRKAMEKAGFINIQEFDFRNPVGTWPKDPVEKRMGAYSKYGLETDSEGFILFMAHTLGWTREEILVYIAQFRREIRSGKHHGYFAQKVVWGQKPETTAA; this comes from the exons ATGGTCGCTCACGATGAAGAAGCCGATGCCTTGCTTGAGGAGTTTGAACTGCGAGAGGAGGTCAAGGTCCGAGATGATCGAACCCCGCCTTCAGTGTGTCGCACGTGCGGTTGGAGATGGATAACAGCTCTTATCGTGGTCGCACTACTATCGGCAATCGGGGTCGTAGTGGTATTGCATGGTCCGTTAAGCAACCAGTTGAGCGATGATGCTACCAGTCATCTTGGGTACCGACTCCATCCTCAGAGTCATGCATCACGTCCCCCAACAACACAATCTTTCAACTGGACTATTACAGCTGGGACCAGATCACCAGATGGAGTTGAGAAAAGAGTGTACCTTGTCAACA ATGAGTTTCCAGGACCCCTCATCGAGGCCCGGTCTGGTGACCGACTTGTAATTCATATTCACAATGGcgttcaagatgaaggtgTATCTCTTCATTGGCACGGCCTGCGCATGAAAGACCAGAACAGTGTGGACGGTGCTGTTGGGTTTACACAATGTCCTATCGCTCCCGGTAGAAGTTTCACGTACAACTTCACCATTGGCGCTGAAGAACATGGGACCTTCTGGTGGCATTCCCATTCCGATGTTCAACGTGCCGACGGCCTATGGGGAGGTCTGATCGTACACTCACCAGATGAGATTGATTTGCAACGTGAAGAATACTTACTCATGGTCGGCGACTGGTTTCACCAGAATCAAACGGAAGTACTACGCTGGTATGCTGATGCGAGTAGTCGAGGGAATGAACCCGTCCCAGATTCATTGTTGGTCAATGGTCAGGGACGCTTCAACTGCTCCATGGCTGTTCCTGCGAGACCAGTTGCTTGCTCTCAGGTCCAGTTTAGTGACCTCAAGCCCCTCATGATGTCTAGgagccagaagaaggccagaCTTAGAGTTGTCAACACAGGCTCCGTCGCAGGCCTTTCCCTAAGAGCTGGTGGAGCAATCATTCGACCAGTTCGCGTGGATGGAGGCTTCGCTGTCAAAGCTGAAGCTACTGAAACAGTTGGTAATCTCTATCCTGGTGAGAGAGTTGACCTCGAGGTTGAGTGGAAGGGGAACCACGCGGGAGACCATCGGCTGACCGTTTATCTTGATGACGA AAACTTTGGCTATCCCAACCCAGCACTTAACCCAACCCAAAGCTTCCCAATGTTCAGCTCAAGCACAAAGGAATCATCCAATGAACCTGTTCCTCAGCCTTTGGAACAAGATGAGATCCAAGTCCTTGACTCGCATAATCTCAAAGCCGCAACGAAGGTATCGGACCTCCCAGCAAAGGCAGAACAGACTATCCTGCTTTACGCtaaggttgagaagctggcGCACATGGACTATGCACCAGTCGGATTCATCAATCATACATCCTGGACGCCACAAACTCCACCTTTACTGGCTCAAAACCGGACTTCATGGGACGAGAACCAACTCATCCCATTTATCGGGATATCAGACAGCAAACCGAAGAGAGTcgacatcgtcatcaacaacctGGATGATGGCGCGCATCCGTTTCATCTTCATGGACATTCATTCTACGTTCTATCATCATACCGAAATCCAGGTCGTGGGAGCTGGGGCAGTTATAATCCGTACACAGACGAGGCGCCACCGAACGGCTTGAATCTTGAGTTTCCGGTGCGAAGGGATACT tgGAAGCAAGCAATGTCTGAAACGCCTGAGCCAACACGCCAAGCGTCGGCTGCTCCCGAGGCCCCAGCGACTACTGAAGCGTCTCCAGCTCCTGCAACTACCGAGTCAGCAGCCTCTCCACCCGCTGCCACGTCGGGTCCTATTCTTGACCCGCAGCATTGGGCGCAGGTCAATGAG GAACAAGCACaagctgaggctgagggtGCGGGTGGTGACAATGCAGATGCTGACTCAACCCTTGACCCGGATAACGCCTCATCGACTGCTTCCATCACCTCAAGCATTCTAGAATACAGAACTATTCATGGTCGCACCTATCACAGCGAGCAGGGAAATGCTCAATATTG GGCCTCCAACGACGAGCAGCAAAATGATTTGATGGATCTCAC TCACCATATTCTTacccttggtcttggagatAAACTTCACCTGGCTCCtctcaaagaagagaagcttcAT CAAGCTATTGATATCGGTACCGGTACCGGTATCTGGGCTAT TGATTTCGCCGACCAATACCCTGGCGCTGAGATCATCGGGACCGACCTCTCACCCATCCAGCCCTCTTGGGTTCCTCCCAACGTCCAATT TGAGATTGAAGACTGTACCCGTGAATGGACTTTCAAGTCTGACTTCGCCGATTACATCCACGTGAGATGGCTGATGGGCAGCGTACGAGACTGGGACGCCTTCTTCTCCGAAGCCTACAGAGTCTGCAAACCCGGCGCCTGGATTGAAAGCCACGAAGCTTCCTGCAACGTAAGCAGCGATGATGGTACTGTCGCCCCTAACTCTGCTATGGGCCACTGGGGTGAATTCTTCAAAGAGGGCGGTAAGAAGATTGGTACAAGCTTCAGTGTCGTTGAGGACGGTACTCAGCGCAAGGCTATGGAAAAGGCCGGTTTTATCAACATCCAGGAATTCGACTTCAGA AACCCTGTTGGCACCTGGCCCAAGGACCCTGTTGAGAAGCGCATGGGTGCCTATTCTAAGTATGGTCTCGAGACAGATAGCGAGGGCTTTATTCTCTTTATGGCGCATACACTTGGATGGACGAGAGAGGAGATTCTTGTTTATATCGCCCAGTTCCGAAGAGAGATTCGCTCTGGAAAGCATCACGGATACTTTGCTCAAAAGGTTGTTTGGGGACAGAAGCCCGAAACTACAGCTGCCTAG